A genomic stretch from Deltaproteobacteria bacterium includes:
- a CDS encoding FAD/NAD(P)-binding protein — MLPIPYRIKAKRIEAPNVATLYLEPRGNEQLAPAKPGQFNMLYCFGIGEIPISYSDVDTSTNIIPHTIRGVGAVSRALLQTKKGDIIGLRGPYGSHWPIEEGFGRDIVVIAGGIGLVPLRPLIHLIATQRNKINNAVIFYGARSPKDILFKKEFTRLERNLKLEVIVDIATDGWMGNVGVVTSLLSKASANYNDSIAFVCGPEIMMRFAIEKLIALGQTPNNIFLSMERNMKCAIGHCGHCMFGSHFVCKDGPVFRYSDVEEFFVVREF, encoded by the coding sequence ATGTTGCCGATACCATATAGAATTAAAGCTAAACGCATAGAAGCACCAAATGTCGCCACCCTTTACCTGGAGCCGCGTGGAAATGAGCAGCTTGCTCCTGCTAAACCAGGACAGTTTAACATGCTCTACTGTTTCGGCATTGGAGAAATTCCCATTTCATATAGCGACGTCGATACCTCTACAAACATCATCCCTCACACAATTCGAGGAGTCGGCGCCGTTAGCAGAGCACTCCTGCAAACAAAAAAGGGAGATATCATTGGACTAAGAGGCCCATACGGAAGTCACTGGCCAATTGAAGAAGGTTTTGGCAGAGACATTGTAGTAATCGCGGGCGGGATAGGATTAGTGCCACTTCGGCCATTAATTCACCTTATTGCAACACAGAGAAACAAAATCAACAATGCAGTTATCTTCTACGGAGCGCGCTCTCCCAAAGATATTCTTTTCAAAAAAGAATTTACGCGCCTGGAACGCAATTTAAAACTAGAAGTAATCGTAGACATAGCAACAGATGGTTGGATGGGAAATGTGGGGGTAGTAACGTCTCTGCTCTCAAAAGCCAGCGCAAATTACAATGACAGCATCGCCTTTGTTTGCGGTCCAGAAATAATGATGCGCTTTGCTATTGAAAAGTTAATAGCTTTAGGACAAACACCAAACAACATTTTCCTATCGATGGAACGAAACATGAAGTGCGCTATAGGCCATTGCGGGCATTGCATGTTCGGCTCGCATTTTGTTTGCAAGGACGGCCCAGTCTTTCGATACAGCGACGTTGAAGAGTTTTTTGTCGTAAGAGAATTTTAA
- a CDS encoding oxidoreductase, whose protein sequence is MPRHKKPKLAVWKFTSCDGCQLSILDCEEELLAIASRLEIAYFLEASKRTMRGPYDISIVEGSVSTPEEIKRIQDIRSNSRIIVTVGACAASGGIQALKNFRDKNDFLSLVYATPSYICTLDTALPISRYVPVNFALQGCPINKGQLLNLICALLEGRTPNIPTYSVCVECKLKGNICILVSKNAPCLGPVTQAGCGAICPTYNRACYGCFGPKETPNATALASELKTCGFSNADIARVFRTFNPTREEFYQIGRQYERSKKSD, encoded by the coding sequence ATGCCAAGACACAAAAAACCCAAGCTCGCCGTTTGGAAATTTACCTCCTGCGATGGTTGTCAACTTAGCATTCTCGACTGCGAAGAAGAGCTTCTCGCAATAGCCTCGCGCCTTGAAATTGCATATTTTCTCGAAGCAAGCAAACGAACTATGCGAGGCCCTTACGACATATCCATAGTGGAAGGTTCGGTTTCCACACCTGAGGAAATTAAGCGCATACAAGACATTCGCAGCAACTCTCGTATAATTGTAACTGTAGGTGCTTGCGCGGCATCGGGAGGCATTCAGGCACTTAAGAACTTTCGCGACAAAAACGATTTTTTATCATTAGTCTACGCAACCCCGAGCTACATATGTACACTCGACACAGCTTTACCTATATCTCGCTACGTGCCAGTTAACTTTGCTCTACAAGGCTGCCCAATCAACAAAGGACAGCTATTGAATCTAATATGCGCCTTACTAGAAGGAAGAACACCTAATATTCCAACCTATAGCGTTTGCGTAGAGTGCAAGCTTAAAGGTAATATATGCATTTTGGTTAGCAAAAATGCGCCTTGCCTAGGCCCCGTGACGCAGGCTGGCTGCGGAGCTATATGCCCCACTTATAACAGAGCGTGTTATGGGTGCTTTGGTCCAAAGGAAACGCCTAATGCAACAGCACTTGCAAGCGAACTAAAGACCTGTGGTTTTAGCAATGCGGACATAGCTCGGGTGTTTAGAACCTTTAATCCAACGCGCGAAGAGTTTTATCAAATAGGCAGGCAGTATGAGCGAAGCAAAAAATCAGACTAA
- a CDS encoding cyclic nucleotide-binding domain-containing protein, which produces MKQIKALLCEHPFFQGLDSSYIELMAGCGKNVHFKEGEIIFRQGSAANAFYIIRKGSVALDIDVPPRGLITIDTVKEGEVLGVSWLFPPYRLQFDARALKPVSAIELDGQCLRGKCETDPKLGYELMKRFAGIAADRLQATRIRLLDMYGEHEEV; this is translated from the coding sequence ATGAAACAAATAAAAGCCCTACTCTGCGAGCATCCTTTCTTTCAGGGCCTAGATTCTAGCTACATAGAGCTGATGGCCGGATGCGGTAAAAATGTGCATTTTAAAGAGGGTGAAATAATATTCCGCCAGGGAAGCGCGGCCAATGCGTTTTACATAATACGCAAAGGTTCGGTCGCTCTCGACATCGACGTTCCACCGCGTGGGCTAATAACCATAGACACCGTAAAAGAGGGAGAAGTCTTGGGAGTATCTTGGCTGTTTCCGCCTTACCGCCTGCAATTCGACGCTAGGGCACTAAAACCAGTAAGCGCTATCGAGCTAGATGGACAATGTTTACGAGGAAAATGCGAGACAGATCCAAAATTGGGCTACGAACTAATGAAGCGCTTTGCCGGAATTGCCGCCGATAGATTGCAGGCAACGCGCATTAGACTCTTAGATATGTACGGCGAGCACGAAGAGGTATAG
- a CDS encoding Ni/Fe hydrogenase subunit alpha, translated as MSEAKNQTKTIKVNYLARVEGEGGLFIKAQNGKVKDVQLRIFEPPRFFEGLLVDRAFTEAPDITARICGICPVAYQMSACQAMENACGITVDGPLRDLRRLLYCGEWIKSHVLHIYMLHAPDFLGYEGVVQMAKDFPQEVERGLRLKKVGNDLMSLVGGRDIHPINVCLGGFYKTPTFRELLEFADKLKQAHEDAIKTLEWLSTFRYPQLERGYLFVSLCHPHEYPIDRGKVISSAGLNIDVSQFENFFFEKHLPHSTALHATHIDADKKERDYLVGPMARFNLNFNCLTPTAKYYAEQLGLTPPCTNPFKSIAIRAIEVLYAIEEALRLIDSYHAPFSSKMPITPKANNGYGCTEAPRGILYHRYEIDEQGIIKVAKIVPPTSQNQKIIEEDLRHFVERYFSQGQAVLQHHCEQAIRNYDPCISCATHFLKLHIDEE; from the coding sequence ATGAGCGAAGCAAAAAATCAGACTAAGACTATAAAAGTCAATTACCTAGCACGCGTTGAGGGAGAGGGTGGTCTTTTCATAAAGGCACAAAATGGCAAAGTAAAAGATGTCCAGCTAAGAATATTCGAGCCTCCTCGCTTCTTCGAGGGACTTTTAGTTGATCGGGCTTTTACCGAAGCGCCCGACATAACGGCTCGCATTTGTGGAATCTGCCCCGTAGCGTATCAAATGAGTGCCTGCCAGGCGATGGAGAACGCTTGCGGCATAACAGTCGATGGGCCATTAAGAGATCTAAGAAGACTCCTCTATTGTGGCGAATGGATTAAAAGCCACGTGCTTCACATCTACATGCTCCATGCACCCGATTTTCTGGGCTATGAGGGCGTTGTTCAGATGGCTAAAGACTTTCCTCAAGAAGTAGAGCGAGGACTTCGCTTAAAGAAAGTCGGAAACGATCTAATGTCATTAGTAGGCGGGAGAGATATTCATCCAATCAATGTTTGCTTAGGTGGATTTTACAAAACCCCCACTTTTAGAGAACTACTTGAGTTTGCCGACAAACTGAAACAAGCTCACGAGGACGCGATAAAAACTCTAGAATGGCTTTCTACATTTAGATATCCACAGCTTGAAAGAGGCTACCTATTTGTCTCTCTTTGCCATCCTCACGAATACCCCATAGACCGTGGAAAGGTAATTTCGAGCGCTGGACTAAACATCGACGTTTCGCAATTTGAGAACTTTTTCTTTGAAAAGCACCTTCCTCATTCTACCGCCCTACATGCAACGCACATTGACGCGGACAAAAAGGAAAGAGATTATCTCGTCGGCCCCATGGCGCGCTTTAACCTAAATTTTAACTGCCTTACGCCCACGGCTAAATATTACGCAGAGCAACTAGGCCTAACTCCGCCGTGCACCAACCCATTTAAAAGCATCGCAATTAGAGCTATTGAAGTTCTATATGCCATCGAAGAGGCTTTACGCCTAATTGACTCATACCATGCGCCCTTTAGCTCTAAAATGCCGATCACTCCCAAAGCCAACAACGGTTATGGTTGCACCGAAGCACCGCGCGGCATTCTCTATCATCGCTACGAAATCGACGAGCAGGGAATAATTAAAGTCGCAAAAATCGTCCCACCTACATCGCAAAACCAAAAAATAATCGAGGAAGATTTGCGACATTTCGTAGAACGATATTTTTCTCAGGGACAAGCAGTTTTACAGCACCATTGCGAACAAGCAATTAGAAACTACGACCCTTGCATTTCATGCGCGACGCATTTTTTAAAACTACATATCGATGAAGAGTAA